The Arachis hypogaea cultivar Tifrunner chromosome 14, arahy.Tifrunner.gnm2.J5K5, whole genome shotgun sequence genome has a segment encoding these proteins:
- the LOC112743357 gene encoding uncharacterized protein, with translation MSVAVPLHVKKKGKIRKAGGELEKWGTEKERKGKRVTREREAEREKKKKSELRGRSRRHCGPRSRRRRSAAILAPVAAAVGDEARRRHSRLYRRQNYTPSLESERRCNHHVLSSTDPPPFESRTGEHARRKLSRSCRRRRVDGLAVVLLAWLLRCRSSSSLLAPESAFQACICWEESEQEKEEGGDGYLYCCCCYYQCSGACSYCRVWVMNLVVSWLLIDCRERRCSHYFSSCHCRFIYCKFIIDNGAAKIAAAAMNWG, from the exons ATGAGTGTGGCCGTCCCATTGCATGTGA aaaagaaagggaaaataaGGAAGGCAGGGGGGGAACTTGAGAAGTGGGGAactgagaaagaaagaaagggtaaGCGAGTGACGAGAGAAAGAGAAgcggagagggagaagaagaagaaaagtgagTTGAGAGGAAGAAGCCGCCGCCACTGCGGTCCGCGTTCACGTCGTCGTCGTAGCGCCGCCATCCTTGCGCCAGTCGCTGCCGCTGTCGGCGATGAAGCCCGTCGCCGCCATTCGCGCCTCTATCGCCGCCAGAACTACACGCCGTCGCTGGAGTCTGAACGCCGCTGCAACCACCACGTGTTATCATCTACAGATCCGCCGCCGTTTGAGTCGCGAACAGGGGAACACGCGCGAAGGAAACTGTCGCGGAGCTGTCGTCGACGCCGCGTTGATGGGCTCGCCGTCGTTCTGCTCGCGTGGCTGCTGCGTTGCCGGAGCTCCTCGTCGCTGCTGGCGCCGGAAAGTGCCTTTCAAGCCTGTATCTGTTG GGAGGAGTCCGagcaagaaaaggaagaaggTGGCGATGGATACCTCTACTGCTGCTGCTGTTACTATCAGTGTTCCGGAGCTTGCAGTTACTGCCGTGTTTGGGTGATGAACCTGGTTGTGTCCTGGCTGCTAATTGATTGTAGAGAGAGACGTTGTAGCCACTACTTTTCATCTTG CCACTGTCGATTTATCTATTGCAAATTCATAATTGATAATGGAGCTGCTAAGATCGCTGCTGCTGCCATGAACTGGGGATAA